From a single Francisella halioticida genomic region:
- a CDS encoding DUF2971 domain-containing protein, producing MGVYKYLSEERVDVLENNTIRFTQPVFLNDPFETQVHLKALASVDELQKLSNENFDKLLSEEISKHNHIFTNVIRDYVTKNKFEEALFFFIQLPELKQTFKNKYNESLNNGLGILSLSSKNDNLLMWAHYANSHQGFVMEFDDQHEFFNQKLLGKDCLRSLREVIYSKERPSRLMSEYNEYRMILPLTDAAKNINDEIYLFKYPKEIVRSVYFGVNMNSENKKKNLNLIKNDEELNHIQLFQAFPSDKYYRVEFKSYSE from the coding sequence ATGGGAGTTTATAAATATTTAAGTGAAGAGCGTGTTGATGTTCTAGAGAATAATACTATTAGATTTACTCAACCAGTGTTTCTAAATGATCCTTTTGAGACTCAAGTACATTTAAAAGCTCTTGCGTCAGTAGATGAGCTGCAGAAACTTTCTAATGAGAACTTTGACAAGCTTTTATCTGAAGAAATTAGTAAACATAATCACATATTTACTAATGTTATAAGAGATTATGTGACTAAAAATAAATTTGAAGAAGCATTATTTTTTTTTATTCAACTGCCAGAATTAAAGCAAACTTTTAAAAATAAATATAATGAAAGCCTCAATAATGGACTTGGTATATTATCTTTATCATCTAAAAATGATAATTTATTAATGTGGGCACATTATGCAAATTCACATCAAGGTTTTGTAATGGAGTTTGATGATCAGCATGAGTTTTTTAATCAAAAATTATTAGGAAAAGACTGTTTACGTAGTCTTAGAGAAGTTATTTATAGTAAAGAAAGACCAAGTAGGCTAATGTCAGAATATAATGAATATAGGATGATATTGCCACTCACTGATGCAGCAAAAAATATAAATGATGAAATCTACCTTTTCAAATATCCAAAAGAAATTGTTAGATCTGTATATTTTGGTGTAAATATGAATAGTGAAAATAAAAAGAAAAATTTAAACCTTATTAAGAATGATGAAGAGCTTAATCATATACAATTATTTCAAGCTTTTCCATCAGATAAATATTATAGAGTAGAATTTAAGTCTTATAGTGAATAA
- the prmA gene encoding 50S ribosomal protein L11 methyltransferase: protein MQQWHQLQFSVKSKFFDIIEDYLFNNDAGSITRIDKPYDIVNVVVLYENHHDIGLIIETLKKEFENILETQIDYEVIKDQQWEAAWLYDYEPLEVGKNIVVYPNWRELPNDKNHTYIIVDPSIAFGCGNHETTKMCLEWLEDYVTNDSKVLDYGCGTGVLAIRAVKLGASFAQGIDIDPNSIESSIKNATENDVTDKTIFGDNTPTEQFDLVVANIFSNVLISLVESITSSLKQGGRLALSGIIENQVDEVQEEFKKYSISFNQPKQMGQWFMLEGKKNGSL, encoded by the coding sequence ATGCAGCAGTGGCACCAATTACAATTTAGTGTGAAGTCTAAGTTTTTTGATATTATTGAAGACTATCTTTTTAACAATGATGCAGGTTCTATAACTAGAATTGATAAGCCATATGATATTGTTAACGTTGTAGTATTATACGAAAATCATCATGATATTGGTCTAATTATTGAGACTCTTAAAAAAGAGTTTGAGAATATTTTAGAAACCCAAATAGATTATGAAGTTATAAAAGATCAACAATGGGAAGCAGCTTGGTTATATGATTATGAACCACTTGAAGTTGGAAAGAATATAGTGGTCTATCCAAACTGGCGTGAATTGCCAAATGATAAAAATCATACATATATTATTGTAGATCCTAGTATAGCATTTGGTTGTGGTAATCATGAAACTACAAAAATGTGTTTAGAATGGTTAGAAGATTATGTGACAAATGATTCTAAGGTTCTTGATTATGGTTGTGGTACTGGAGTATTAGCTATAAGAGCTGTTAAGTTAGGTGCTAGTTTTGCACAAGGTATAGATATAGATCCAAATTCAATAGAGTCATCTATTAAAAATGCTACTGAAAATGATGTAACTGATAAAACTATTTTCGGTGATAATACTCCGACAGAGCAGTTTGATTTAGTTGTAGCAAATATTTTCTCTAATGTATTGATAAGCTTAGTTGAGAGTATTACAAGTAGTCTAAAACAGGGTGGTAGATTGGCCCTATCTGGGATAATAGAAAACCAAGTCGATGAAGTCCAAGAAGAGTTCAAAAAGTATAGTATAAGCTTTAACCAACCAAAACAGATGGGGCAGTGGTTTATGCTTGAAGGGAAGAAAAATGGGAGTTTATAA